The genomic stretch TAGGAGGCGATGAGTTGCTAAAAGACGGCGACGGAAAGCACATGAATAAATCCTCTAATGCAGGGACGCCCAAGAAGTTTTCTTACATAGAAAAGCTCGAGCGCGCCGGGGGTCTAAGAAGCCCGACTGCACGACATTAGTGACAATAGTAGGAAGAGAGAAAGGTTAGGGAAAACCACAGAGAAGGCAGAGAAACGTCGGAGAGTACATAGAACCGGCAATCTGTCTGTGCCCAGACCCTGAACGGGTTTGAGAGTAGCTATTAGTTATTTTCTTCGTCATGTAAATAGAGGAAAGCATATTACATGCTTGACTTTATGAGCAAAGCAGCTTTGTAACTTTGTGGCCTGCCTACTCAATGAAACCTTTCGTTTAGCCTAGGGAAGTTTTTCCTCCGAACGACCAGATCTCTTAATCATCGCCTTCTACACTCTCAGAACGTGATCGTTCATGATTTCTCTCCCATCACAAGAAGAGGCGATGATAAACTTTTCCCAAGTTGATCGGCAAATGCTGCCTCTTTAATTTTAAGGGTGTGTGGGAGTACCGTGATCCGCCCATATAGAGTACCACAACCCTTTACCACATTGGATAACTGCCTAAGGCAGATATTGGTTTCGAACGTGATAAAGTCACATTTTTTAAGAGATGTATCTCCCTCTTTTATTGTCAGTTTTCTCTTACGTTCTTAACGTACAGAACACGGAGAAGAGAAACCAAAGAAAAACGATAGTGAACTCTCTCGATCGTTAAACGAACGAAGAACTATCTCGAGGCTGCATTGGGGCATTTAATCTGTAGTAATTACATTATGTCCCTTGTGTGATGTACTTGTTTACGATCAGTAATTCAAGTTCAATCTTGGGCATGTTAATTATCCTGTAATCCGCGAGTATGTTTATGGGAATGCAGTTTCCTTCGATTCAGCTAAAGACGGAAACTATATCGAGGCAATCAAACACTTGTAATGTTGCAGAACTACAAACAGGAAGTTAAAAACATCGGTTGGTCAAGGCATGGAGAGAAGGGAAACCTTGTCATGCTCAAACAGACAACGGCATTACATGTTACACAGCAATGAGACCATAATCACATAGGGCGCCCTACGACTTTCAGAAGTGTACAGAGGATACATACACTGAAGAGGCCGAGAGATCAAAATCAGATCTTGCCGCGCGGCCCCATCTTTGGTGGGAGTTGCGGGCCCTTCTTGATTGGCAAGATGTCGCCCGAAGCCGTGGCGCTGAAGTAAGCAAGGGTAGAACCACCTCCCAGGATCAAGAACTTAAGCAGCAGACCTCTCTTGGTAAATGGAGCCACGAAGGTCTCAAAGAATTTGCTCTGCAGCATCGGGGAAACATGACTAAGTTCTCAACTTTTCATGAACTAGACTCtgttctgcaattttttttttttattcacacGAGGGAGATGCATTGTCACCGGATGATCATCAGTTCATCACCAAGTCTACTTCTCAAGGATCATCATCATTCACATGTTGCCAGTAGTACGCACACATCATTTCGAAATTTCCCCAAGAGGAAACAcgaaagagaatgaagagaaatcAATCGCATCAGAGCGAGCAGAGACTCGAACCTGAAGAGAGTTGTAAGGGGAAGGAGCATCGGATCCATACAAGTCCCACTGACCAGTGGTGTTGCCCAAATCTTCCAAGTCAAAGTAAACGCTCTTGTCTCCATACTTGGCCACCACTCCACCGCTCCTTCaccgaggggaaaaaaaaggtatgAATTTGACGAGGAATGTGCTAAAAAATCAGCTCAAGAGATTGACGACTATGGACTTTTTGAGTAGTTCTATTACTTGATGCTTCTGGGTCTGAAGCTCTGGCGCGCAGGCTTCACGTGGAGCTTTGTTCCGGCGAGGGAGCTTCCGCCGAGACCCTTCACCGCGACCGGTTGAACAGCAGCTAAGGTTGCGAGCGACGACGCCATCTCTGTGCTCTTGAGGTTGCAAGCAAGAACTTTTTCTCGTAGCTGGATCTTTATCAGCTGCTGGAGCCTCGGCTTGCCACGTGGCGGGATCAATTCGTCGGAGAGCGATCCGAGGTCACCTTTGTGTGGTGCGGGGACGATCGGAGTTGGATAAGCCTATCCAATTGCGCGATTCTTCTGTGATCCCAAAACCCGGCCCGCCCATTGATTGGATCCAAGATCCGGTCGAACCTTAGACCCCTTCTATGGGCCTTATGGTCCAGGCCCATATCTCTTTAATGGGCCTTTATTGGATCGGGTCCTTTCGGATCCCGTTTGGACAAAAtttaaacaagaaaacaaaagatattCGATGGGCTCCTCTCTcttatcatcttcttcatccagTCTCACTCTTCACACCGACAGGCGACAACCATGTCTCTCACCTCCTCTCTCCTCCACCCTCTCCACTCCCTCAAACTCTctaccaccgccgccgcctccgccaccACCTTCCTCCATGGGACCACCCCGCTCTCTCTCCTCGCAAAGCCCACCTCCGTCTCTCCCCCTGCCTCTCGCTCCCCCGTCACTTCCCTTCCCCCCATCCGGGCCATGCGCTCCCTGCAGGGCCGCGTTGTCTGCTCCACCAACGACAAGACCGTCGCCGTCGAGGTCACGCGCCTCGCCCCGCATCCCAAGTACAAGCGccgcgtgaggaagaagaagaagtaccAGGCCCACGACCCCGACAACCGGTTCAAGGTCGGCGACTTCGTCCAGCTCGAGAAGAGCCGCCCCATCAGCAAGACCAAGACTTTCCTCGCCGTCCCGATCGCCGCCAGGAACGCGAGGGCGAGCAAGAGCAAGAGCGGTGGTGATGGGGAGGGCGAGCTTGGCCTACCGTTGGAGTCGCAGGGTCAGCAACAGGCTTGAAATTTGAGGTTCATTGTTGGAAGTTCTTGCTTCTTAAGTATGAATTCTTtcttgccttttccttttttttttttcgaattccTGTTATCTGCAAGTGTGTTAAATTGTATTTCGACGAACTTTATGACTGGGTACAGTGGATTTTGGAAGTCTGTCGTCGCTGAACTGTGAATGAGTTGCGTAACAACTGAGCTAGACGCTATTTGGATAAGGATTAAAATAAGATTCGGCATCGACCACTTTTGTATCTTCTTTCCATGGACGAAGTGGTGTTCTTCCAGGGGTTAGTGCCTGTTCGATCCACCAGGTGGCTTGAACTTCCAATGGTTTGATACGTTTAGCTCCTTGAGGCAAAAAAGTGACCctagtgtttgatgaaatgccaaTGAGACAGTGTTTGTCACCTGAATAGGATCAATCTTTTGATTTGGCTGTTTGTTTATATGGGTGCTGTGtaagcaaataaaataaaaataaattgtgcTTCTGTTTATGTTAGTTAATCCGACCTAAGAATGGGAGATTCGTACTAAAACTCTGCGATCGCTATCTCTATATAAGAATTATTAGAATTATTTGCATTGTTGTTCCATAATGATAGTGGAGTCACCGGCATAGTGTTGGCAGGGATTGCAACTCGCAAGTATGATATACCTTGGGAGTTATTATCGGGTACTCCTTTAATTTAATGTGCTAATGCCTTGTTTTACTTTATCAGAATGTGTGTTAGTACATAGAACAGCACTAAATTGCATTGTATATTCTGACACTTTCGAAGCCTATGATGTCTTAGGATTACATATGGTAATACAATTCTCTGTCATTGTAAAGCCGTAAGTAGCTGTTGATGATGCAGGGTTTGGATTAAGTAGCTTATCCTGCATAATGTCCCTCAAGAAACCCTGAAAGAAAGGATGACAAATTCCTGAACCATACAATATCAACAGCAGTTATATACAGGAAGAATAAATATAATGTTGTTCTGTCGATTTAACAGATCATAAATAACAAAACTTCCTCTTTCTCCCTTGCCCATCAGTCACCATTTTCTGCATAAAAAGTTGCTTAAAGCCAAGCCAAGCCTCCaatccaaccaaaaaaacaaatggaaaGCCATTGCTTTTGAAACTGCTAATTTTTCTCCACCCTATTAGTTGTACAGTGAACTATCCCTATCTACTTAGATAAAGCTTCAGTTATCAGCCATCCTCACATTGCAAGCTCGTTCTAATATTCCGCAATGTACAGGATATGAGAGTGTTGACGGACTCCACAGATTCCATAGTTAACTTGGCCGTGGGAGAGGTATTTGTTAGGATTTGAAAAGCTATCGTGAGCAGCGATCCTCCTTCCGAGCTCTTCTCCTCGTGCCTAGAGCTGATGACTAGAGGCCTCGACTCGAGCCCATCGGGCAGGATCGAGAAACCGGATGGCAGTGCGGCAATGTTGCTAGAGTCACAGCCGGTCATCACCGCCTGCATTCCCGTGATGTCCACCGCAGCATAGACCACCATAGATTCATAAGCATTTGTACAGCTATCCTGGAGTACCCACATGCTGTTGTCTTTGGATTTCATAGTCTGCAATTGCGGAGCAGATAATTCAGAGAATTAGAAACTAGCTGATCAACTCTTGATTCGGAAAAGAGTCCAACTGACTAAAGAAACTTACTTGGATGGTAACTGCATTGCCGCGATCTTGCCCTTTCGATAAATTAGCAATGGACTGCACCGGGCTTCCACTCGACATGATATCCCACTGAAGTTCACACAACAAAAGTTTTAGTCAATTCATGCCTGGCATTTCATGCAGAGTTAGATTAGATTTGTTAAGGTTCTTGTGGTTAAACCTCGCTGCGGCGAGCTTCATCTCTGAGGAAGTCGAACAGTGCGTGGGGCGAGACTGGCAATAGCACGGAGGAAACTGCGCATAGGATCACCCCTAGAGGCTCTCCAGGATCATTCAGATTCTTCCTCGAAGCCACCCTAATGTCCTCTCCTGTCTTACCTGGGACCTTGGTCCAGCTGTGATAGCTCGATGCTCCGATAGCGTGACAAAAGCTCTGTGTCATCCTCTGGGCCAGCCTCAAGATGCTTTTCCTGCCTGCAAGTGTGGCAACACCTGCACGAAAGTCTTTGATTAACCAACTTCCCTGCTTGGAATCGGAAGCATCGTTAGGAACGCGAGTGCATTAATGCTCACCATTCGAATCTTTGGTGGGAACATTAGTCGCCATAAAGAAAACAAGCCGCTCGCACTGGAGTTGCAGTGTCGTCATCCAGTGCCTCGCCCCAAAGGCTAGGCCGCTGTTAACGATGGTACGGTACATGGGGTGAACGGTCGTCTTCAGGCACTCCAAGTGCTCTACCCAAATTACCTGAAAATTTAATAGGTTCGTGCGAGATCGTTCATATCTAATCGGGGAAAGCACCAAAGTTTCGTCTTCCAGCATCCGACGCTCAGACTATTGCCGCATATTGCACGATAAAGCAGACAAT from Rhodamnia argentea isolate NSW1041297 chromosome 2, ASM2092103v1, whole genome shotgun sequence encodes the following:
- the LOC115737317 gene encoding photosystem I reaction center subunit VI, chloroplastic-like; this translates as MASSLATLAAVQPVAVKGLGGSSLAGTKLHVKPARQSFRPRSIKSGGVVAKYGDKSVYFDLEDLGNTTGQWDLYGSDAPSPYNSLQSKFFETFVAPFTKRGLLLKFLILGGGSTLAYFSATASGDILPIKKGPQLPPKMGPRGKI
- the LOC115737316 gene encoding 30S ribosomal protein S17, chloroplastic, which produces MSLTSSLLHPLHSLKLSTTAAASATTFLHGTTPLSLLAKPTSVSPPASRSPVTSLPPIRAMRSLQGRVVCSTNDKTVAVEVTRLAPHPKYKRRVRKKKKYQAHDPDNRFKVGDFVQLEKSRPISKTKTFLAVPIAARNARASKSKSGGDGEGELGLPLESQGQQQA